From the genome of Amycolatopsis sp. NBC_01488, one region includes:
- a CDS encoding amidohydrolase family protein — protein MSGLVDVHAHFLTPEYVEAAIAAGHGSPDGMPGWPTWDAARHLSLMDRWGVAVSLLSISSPGVHFGDDAAARRLARHVNEAGADARRAHPDRFGHFASLPLPDVDGALAELAYAVDELGCDGVTIETNAGGRYLGDPAFAPLWTELARRRTPVFVHPTSPPHAEAIALGRPRPMLELLFDTGRAVSDLVFAGVLSRYPGIPWIFTHGGGVLPLLAERMELFRTAFGGERGGATVPDQVGELWFDLAGTPFPHQVPAVERAFGTERLLYGSDFCWTPPPAVDAQLATIDAATQPAGTTWRELTTHNCARLFPRLAAHDGTAAAPER, from the coding sequence GTGAGCGGGCTCGTCGACGTCCACGCGCACTTCCTCACCCCGGAGTACGTCGAGGCCGCGATCGCGGCCGGGCACGGCTCGCCGGACGGCATGCCGGGTTGGCCGACCTGGGACGCGGCACGGCATCTGTCCTTGATGGACCGCTGGGGTGTTGCGGTCTCCCTGCTGTCGATTTCGTCGCCGGGCGTCCACTTCGGTGACGACGCCGCCGCGCGACGGCTCGCCCGGCACGTCAACGAGGCCGGTGCCGACGCCCGCCGGGCGCACCCGGACCGGTTCGGGCACTTCGCGTCGCTGCCACTGCCCGATGTGGACGGTGCGCTCGCCGAGTTGGCGTATGCGGTCGACGAACTGGGCTGCGACGGCGTGACGATCGAGACCAACGCCGGTGGCCGCTACCTCGGCGATCCGGCGTTCGCTCCCTTGTGGACGGAGCTGGCCCGCCGCCGGACCCCGGTGTTCGTCCACCCGACGTCGCCACCGCACGCCGAGGCGATCGCGCTCGGCAGGCCGCGGCCGATGCTGGAGTTGCTGTTCGACACCGGCCGGGCGGTGAGCGACCTGGTCTTCGCCGGGGTGCTGTCCCGGTACCCGGGCATCCCGTGGATCTTCACCCACGGCGGGGGAGTGCTGCCGCTGCTGGCCGAGCGCATGGAACTGTTCCGCACCGCGTTCGGCGGGGAGCGCGGCGGCGCGACGGTTCCCGACCAGGTCGGCGAGCTGTGGTTCGACCTGGCGGGAACGCCGTTCCCGCACCAGGTCCCGGCGGTCGAGCGCGCGTTCGGCACCGAACGCCTCCTGTACGGAAGCGACTTCTGCTGGACCCCGCCGCCCGCGGTCGACGCCCAGCTGGCGACCATCGACGCGGCCACCCAGCCGGCGGGCACGACGTGGCGCGAGCTGACGACGCACAACTGCGCCCGGCTGTTCCCCCGCCTGGCGGCGCACGACGGAACGGCCGCCGCGCCCGAACGGTGA
- a CDS encoding thiamine pyrophosphate-binding protein gives MAEDGWHRVDPADVPADGRVRSVTVDGRSVALSRCGARLGALENHCPHQGGPLGEGSIEKGWLRCPWHGYDYDPVTGESPGGFGDAVTTYPVEERADGVFVRLPEPAPPVRTVADVLVETLVAWGVRHVFGMVGHSNLGFAEALRRAEDRGELTCFGIRHEGAAAFAASAYGKLTGRPAACFAIAGPGSTNLLTGLYDAKLDEAPVLAISGQVPSKVLGRGAFQDVDLSAVFRDVAVSTTTVHSGSDHGELAALAVKHALDRRGVAHLVLPDEVQVQPSDAPPSTPDGRRAGRAGRPDAAAVTAAAALVRGARRPVFVVGHGARGAAAEVTALADRLGAPVLTTFKAKGLVPDTHPLGAGVLGRSGTPVASWLMNEADVLVAVGASFSNHTGIAASKPILQIDDDPAAIGRFDAVTTALLGDARLALAALTAELGEPKAEDQRPDVAARWAIWRAEKARRVADDRGRGVSAAAVFDALSRHLPEDAVVTVDVGNHAYSLGRYLESKGQPVLMSGYLGSIGFGYPAALGAWAAAPDRPIVAVTGDGGFGQYATELTTAVKYGIPVKHVLLNNNALGKISKEQLAVDYPVWQTSLVNPDWAAYAELCGATGIAVTARDQLDEAMTALFAADGPTLLCVDQDAELL, from the coding sequence ATGGCGGAGGACGGCTGGCACCGGGTCGACCCGGCCGACGTGCCCGCGGACGGCCGGGTCCGCAGCGTCACCGTGGACGGGCGCAGCGTCGCGCTGTCGCGCTGCGGCGCGCGGCTCGGCGCGCTGGAGAACCACTGCCCGCACCAGGGCGGCCCGCTCGGCGAAGGCTCGATCGAGAAGGGCTGGCTGCGCTGCCCGTGGCACGGCTACGACTACGACCCGGTCACCGGCGAATCACCAGGGGGGTTCGGCGACGCCGTCACGACCTATCCGGTCGAAGAGCGTGCGGACGGCGTCTTCGTCCGGCTGCCGGAGCCGGCGCCGCCGGTGCGGACGGTCGCTGACGTCCTGGTCGAGACGCTCGTCGCGTGGGGCGTGCGGCACGTGTTCGGCATGGTCGGGCACTCGAACCTCGGGTTCGCCGAGGCACTGCGGCGAGCCGAGGACCGCGGCGAGCTGACCTGCTTCGGGATCCGGCACGAGGGTGCGGCGGCGTTCGCGGCGAGCGCGTACGGCAAGCTCACCGGACGCCCGGCGGCGTGCTTCGCGATCGCGGGGCCGGGTTCGACGAACCTGCTCACCGGGCTCTACGACGCGAAGCTCGACGAGGCGCCGGTGCTCGCGATCTCCGGGCAGGTGCCGTCGAAGGTGCTCGGTCGGGGCGCGTTCCAGGACGTCGACCTCTCGGCGGTCTTCCGCGACGTCGCCGTGTCGACCACGACCGTCCACAGTGGAAGCGACCACGGCGAGCTGGCCGCACTCGCCGTCAAGCACGCCCTCGACCGGCGGGGCGTCGCCCACCTGGTGCTGCCCGACGAGGTGCAGGTGCAGCCGAGCGACGCGCCACCGTCCACTCCGGACGGCCGGCGCGCGGGCCGGGCCGGGCGCCCGGACGCCGCCGCCGTCACCGCGGCGGCCGCCCTCGTGCGCGGCGCGCGGCGGCCGGTGTTCGTGGTGGGCCACGGCGCCCGGGGTGCCGCCGCCGAGGTCACCGCGCTCGCCGACCGCCTCGGCGCCCCGGTCCTCACCACGTTCAAGGCCAAGGGCCTGGTGCCCGACACGCACCCGCTGGGCGCGGGCGTGCTCGGCCGCAGCGGGACGCCGGTGGCCAGCTGGCTGATGAACGAGGCCGACGTGCTGGTCGCCGTCGGCGCGTCCTTCAGCAACCACACCGGCATCGCGGCCTCCAAGCCGATCCTGCAGATCGACGACGACCCGGCCGCGATCGGCCGGTTCGACGCGGTCACCACGGCGCTGCTCGGCGACGCCCGGCTCGCCCTCGCCGCGCTCACCGCCGAGCTGGGGGAGCCGAAGGCCGAGGACCAACGCCCCGACGTCGCCGCCCGCTGGGCGATCTGGCGCGCCGAGAAGGCCCGCCGGGTCGCCGACGACCGCGGCCGCGGCGTGTCGGCCGCCGCGGTGTTCGACGCGCTGTCCCGGCACCTGCCCGAAGACGCGGTGGTCACCGTCGACGTCGGCAACCACGCCTACTCGCTGGGCCGCTACCTGGAGTCGAAGGGCCAGCCGGTGCTGATGTCGGGCTACCTCGGCTCGATCGGGTTCGGCTACCCGGCGGCGCTCGGCGCGTGGGCGGCCGCCCCGGACCGCCCGATCGTGGCGGTCACCGGCGACGGCGGGTTCGGGCAGTACGCGACCGAGCTGACCACCGCCGTCAAGTACGGCATCCCGGTCAAGCACGTGCTGCTGAACAACAACGCGCTGGGCAAGATCAGCAAGGAGCAGCTCGCCGTCGACTACCCGGTGTGGCAGACGTCCCTGGTCAACCCGGACTGGGCGGCCTACGCGGAGCTCTGCGGCGCCACCGGGATCGCCGTCACCGCGCGCGACCAGCTGGACGAGGCGATGACCGCGCTCTTCGCCGCTGACGGACCCACCCTGCTCTGCGTCGACCAGGACGCCGAACTCCTCTGA
- a CDS encoding flavodoxin family protein, with amino-acid sequence MPSYDDLRALFVNCTLKRSPERSNTGGLIDVSRRIMEKNGVEVEVLRAIDHDIATGVWPDMTEHGWASDAWPSIYEKVLAADILVIAGPIWLGDNSSVTKLVIERLYACSHLLNDAGQYAYYGRVGGCLITGNEDGVKHCAMNVLYSLQHLGYAIPPQADSGWIGEAGPGPSYLDPGSGGPENDFTNRNTTFMTWNLLHLARMLKDAGGMPAHGNQRSEWDAGCRFDFANPEYR; translated from the coding sequence ATGCCGAGCTACGACGACCTGCGTGCCCTGTTCGTGAACTGCACGCTGAAGCGCTCACCCGAACGCAGCAACACCGGCGGCCTGATCGACGTCAGCCGCCGGATCATGGAGAAGAACGGCGTCGAGGTCGAGGTCCTGCGGGCCATCGACCACGACATCGCCACCGGCGTCTGGCCGGACATGACCGAGCACGGCTGGGCGAGCGACGCGTGGCCGTCGATCTACGAAAAGGTGCTGGCGGCGGACATCCTGGTGATCGCCGGGCCGATCTGGCTGGGGGACAACAGCTCCGTCACCAAGCTGGTCATCGAGCGGCTCTACGCCTGCTCGCACCTGCTCAACGACGCCGGCCAGTACGCCTACTACGGCCGGGTCGGCGGCTGCCTGATCACCGGCAACGAGGACGGCGTCAAGCACTGCGCGATGAACGTCCTCTACAGCCTCCAGCACCTCGGCTACGCGATCCCGCCGCAGGCGGACTCGGGCTGGATCGGCGAGGCGGGCCCGGGACCGTCCTACCTGGACCCGGGCTCCGGCGGCCCGGAGAACGACTTCACCAACCGCAACACCACGTTCATGACGTGGAACCTGCTGCACCTGGCGCGGATGCTCAAGGATGCGGGCGGCATGCCGGCGCACGGCAACCAGCGCAGCGAATGGGACGCGGGCTGCCGGTTCGACTTCGCCAACCCCGAGTACCGCTGA
- a CDS encoding RNA polymerase sigma factor, translating into MTKLPPDDELVAALRSGDGAAFADVLDAWSSSMLRLARSFVSTHATAEEVVQDTWLAVVKGLAAFEGRSSFKTWVYRILVNTAKKRGVHEKRSVPWASLLPGDGDHGPHGDVGRGVHSGPWREVPEPWASPEKTALALEIREVITGVLGELPARQRAVISLRDVADHTAEEVCEILQITAANQRVLLHRARAVVRERLACYLGAAS; encoded by the coding sequence GTGACCAAGCTGCCCCCGGACGACGAGCTCGTCGCGGCCCTGCGATCCGGCGACGGCGCGGCGTTCGCGGATGTGCTCGACGCGTGGTCGTCGTCGATGCTGCGGCTGGCCCGTTCCTTCGTTTCGACGCACGCCACCGCCGAAGAGGTCGTGCAGGACACCTGGCTCGCCGTCGTGAAGGGCCTGGCCGCCTTCGAAGGGCGGTCGTCGTTCAAGACGTGGGTGTACCGGATCCTGGTCAACACGGCGAAGAAGCGCGGCGTGCACGAGAAGCGCAGCGTCCCCTGGGCGAGCCTGCTGCCCGGCGACGGGGACCACGGCCCGCACGGGGACGTCGGCCGCGGCGTCCACTCCGGACCGTGGCGGGAGGTCCCCGAACCGTGGGCTTCGCCGGAGAAAACCGCACTGGCGCTGGAGATCCGCGAGGTGATCACCGGCGTGCTCGGCGAGCTGCCCGCGCGGCAGCGCGCGGTGATCAGCCTGCGCGACGTCGCCGACCACACCGCCGAGGAGGTCTGCGAGATCCTGCAGATCACGGCGGCGAACCAGCGGGTGCTGCTGCACCGCGCCCGCGCGGTCGTCCGGGAACGCCTGGCCTGCTACCTGGGTGCGGCGAGCTGA
- a CDS encoding DUF6069 family protein has product MTPTATRTSGTALRLGVAVVAAAAVNTVLALAASSLDDGGIGMGLNAASFLPATVLGLLAGSLGWLLIARRNPKALRIVVPAVLVLTWVPDLLLLAAGATAANVIGLMLMHLMVTTAVVLALRPTLPGSPAVPVAEGVPEVRAHRG; this is encoded by the coding sequence ATGACCCCCACCGCCACCCGGACGTCCGGCACGGCTCTGCGCCTGGGGGTCGCCGTCGTGGCGGCCGCCGCCGTGAACACCGTCCTCGCCCTCGCGGCGTCCTCCCTCGACGACGGCGGGATCGGGATGGGCCTCAACGCCGCGTCCTTCCTGCCCGCGACGGTCCTCGGGCTGCTCGCCGGCTCGCTCGGCTGGCTGCTGATCGCCCGGCGGAACCCGAAGGCGCTGCGCATCGTCGTCCCGGCCGTCCTCGTCCTGACCTGGGTCCCGGATCTGCTGCTCCTGGCCGCGGGCGCCACCGCCGCCAACGTCATCGGGCTGATGCTGATGCACCTGATGGTCACGACGGCGGTCGTCCTCGCGCTCCGCCCGACCCTGCCGGGCTCGCCCGCGGTGCCGGTCGCGGAAGGCGTGCCCGAGGTCCGCGCGCACCGCGGGTGA
- a CDS encoding MarR family winged helix-turn-helix transcriptional regulator produces MLKSSVGEQEAEEPVRWLGEDERHVWINLAKVLLTLPGALESQLLRDADLTLLGYMILARLSVVPQESLRMSEIAEMANGSLPRISHAVARLEDRGWVTRKVCTGQGRRFTIATLTDAGRAHLAAAAPAHVANVRRLVVDPLGDDFVRLGGAVERIVETLGLPTEVLDEPREP; encoded by the coding sequence GTGTTAAAGTCAAGCGTGGGCGAGCAGGAAGCGGAGGAGCCGGTGCGCTGGCTCGGCGAAGACGAACGGCACGTGTGGATCAACCTGGCGAAGGTGCTGCTCACGCTGCCGGGGGCGCTGGAGAGCCAGCTGCTGCGGGACGCCGACCTGACGCTGCTGGGGTACATGATCCTGGCGCGGCTTTCGGTGGTGCCGCAGGAAAGCCTGCGGATGAGCGAGATCGCGGAGATGGCCAACGGCTCGCTGCCGCGGATCTCGCACGCGGTGGCGCGCCTGGAGGACCGCGGGTGGGTGACGCGGAAGGTGTGCACCGGCCAGGGCCGGCGCTTCACGATCGCCACCCTGACCGACGCCGGCCGCGCGCACCTGGCGGCCGCGGCCCCCGCGCACGTCGCGAACGTGCGGCGCCTGGTCGTCGACCCGCTGGGCGACGACTTCGTGCGGCTCGGCGGCGCCGTCGAGCGGATCGTCGAGACCCTCGGGCTGCCCACCGAAGTCCTCGACGAGCCGCGGGAACCCTGA
- a CDS encoding MarR family winged helix-turn-helix transcriptional regulator, with protein MSQPVPASGAAGPGLLYLVKQLELAVRARLDDVLRPVALTPLQYTALTVLERRSGLTTAELARNSFVTDQAMADMVVALERRGFIARDGDPRDRRRRVISLTGPGEAVLDRVRDDVFALEQRMVSLLNPPDAARFREYVVACHAALADRPSH; from the coding sequence GTGTCCCAGCCTGTTCCCGCCTCCGGTGCCGCCGGGCCCGGCCTGCTGTACCTGGTGAAGCAGCTCGAGCTCGCCGTGCGGGCCCGGCTCGACGACGTCCTGCGCCCGGTCGCGCTCACGCCGTTGCAGTACACCGCGCTCACCGTGCTGGAGCGGCGGTCCGGGCTCACCACCGCGGAGCTGGCGCGCAACTCGTTCGTCACCGACCAGGCGATGGCCGACATGGTGGTCGCGCTCGAACGGCGGGGCTTCATCGCGCGCGACGGCGACCCGCGGGACCGGCGGCGGCGCGTGATCAGCCTGACCGGACCCGGTGAGGCGGTCCTCGACCGGGTCCGTGACGACGTCTTCGCGCTCGAGCAGCGGATGGTTTCCCTGCTGAACCCGCCGGACGCGGCGCGGTTCCGCGAGTACGTCGTGGCGTGCCACGCGGCGCTTGCGGACCGGCCGTCACACTGA
- a CDS encoding alpha/beta hydrolase — MRVLALIGTILLALGLTSGVAAGAASGHHTGLLPDGATWVADVPASWNGTTILYSHGFGPLAAQDAPDDETRTALLGSGYALVGSSYSGPSWWALASAVDDQFGALAAAGRLTGRPRRTIAWGTSMGGLVSAREAEDAGHRLDGVLSTCGLVAGALNLNNYQLDGEYALAHLLAPGQDVKLVRFASPDEASASAAALTKIATDAQGTPAGRARIALAAALMNEPGWFTGPTPPADYAGQEVQQQQELSQFVLGFVVTGRYQVELAAGGNSAFTAGVDYRALLTGSSHARQVRSLYRSAGLDLDADLATLTRDAGIRPDPQAVRTLARTSTATGRLRVPALDVHTTADQLVPVEQEDWYGEQVRRAGAGALLRQAYVGATGHCAFHPAETIAALHALESRIGTGRWGDAAEPGRLNEAAGGTGRFVRFDPPSLTGARR, encoded by the coding sequence ATGCGCGTCCTGGCGCTGATCGGCACGATCCTGCTGGCCCTCGGCCTGACCTCGGGGGTCGCGGCCGGGGCCGCGAGCGGGCACCACACGGGCCTGCTGCCGGACGGGGCCACCTGGGTGGCGGACGTGCCGGCGTCCTGGAACGGCACGACCATCCTGTACAGCCACGGCTTCGGCCCGCTCGCCGCCCAGGACGCGCCGGACGACGAGACCCGGACGGCGCTGCTCGGCAGCGGGTACGCCCTGGTCGGCTCGTCCTACAGCGGACCGTCGTGGTGGGCGCTCGCCTCCGCCGTCGACGACCAGTTCGGTGCCCTGGCCGCGGCCGGGCGGCTGACCGGGCGGCCGCGCCGCACGATCGCGTGGGGCACGTCGATGGGCGGGCTGGTCAGCGCCCGCGAAGCCGAAGACGCCGGCCACCGGCTCGACGGCGTGCTGAGCACCTGCGGACTCGTCGCGGGCGCCCTGAACCTGAACAACTACCAGCTGGACGGCGAATACGCGCTCGCCCACCTGCTCGCACCCGGGCAGGACGTCAAGCTGGTCCGGTTCGCGAGCCCGGACGAAGCGAGCGCGTCGGCCGCGGCGTTGACGAAGATCGCCACCGACGCGCAGGGCACCCCGGCCGGCCGGGCGCGCATCGCGCTCGCCGCCGCGCTGATGAACGAGCCCGGCTGGTTCACCGGCCCGACACCCCCGGCCGACTACGCGGGCCAGGAAGTCCAGCAGCAGCAAGAGCTTTCCCAGTTCGTGCTCGGGTTCGTCGTCACCGGCCGGTACCAGGTGGAGCTGGCGGCGGGCGGCAACAGCGCGTTCACGGCGGGCGTCGACTACCGCGCGCTGCTGACCGGCAGCAGCCACGCCCGCCAGGTCCGGTCGCTCTACCGGAGCGCCGGCCTCGACCTCGACGCCGACCTCGCGACCCTCACCCGCGACGCCGGCATCCGGCCGGACCCCCAGGCGGTGCGCACCCTGGCGCGCACGTCGACGGCGACCGGCCGGCTGCGCGTCCCGGCGCTGGACGTCCACACCACGGCCGACCAGCTCGTGCCGGTGGAGCAGGAGGACTGGTACGGCGAGCAGGTGCGCCGGGCAGGCGCCGGCGCGTTGCTGCGCCAGGCGTACGTCGGCGCGACCGGGCACTGCGCCTTCCACCCGGCCGAGACGATCGCGGCGCTGCACGCGCTGGAGTCCCGGATCGGGACCGGGCGGTGGGGTGACGCCGCCGAGCCGGGGCGCCTGAACGAAGCCGCCGGGGGCACCGGCCGGTTCGTGCGGTTCGACCCGCCGTCGCTGACCGGTGCCCGTCGCTGA
- a CDS encoding vanadium-dependent haloperoxidase, with protein sequence MIAFYEAKYHYRIWRPITAIRLAGDDGNPATDGVPDWSSLATTPADPAYPGAHSVVSQAGALVLRQEYGPRWSLAVTSEALPGVTRRFATFQDVADEAGSSRIVAGVHTRLDHDAGRQLGLDVAAFVLRA encoded by the coding sequence GTGATCGCGTTCTACGAAGCGAAGTACCACTACCGGATCTGGCGGCCGATCACCGCGATCCGCCTCGCCGGTGACGACGGCAACCCGGCGACGGACGGCGTCCCGGACTGGTCGAGCCTCGCGACCACCCCGGCCGACCCGGCGTACCCGGGCGCGCACAGCGTCGTCTCGCAGGCGGGCGCCCTGGTGCTGCGCCAGGAGTACGGGCCGCGGTGGTCTCTCGCCGTCACTTCCGAAGCGCTGCCGGGGGTGACGCGCCGGTTCGCCACGTTCCAGGACGTGGCCGACGAAGCGGGGTCGAGCCGCATCGTCGCGGGTGTCCACACCCGGCTCGACCACGACGCCGGGCGGCAGCTCGGCCTCGACGTCGCCGCCTTCGTCCTGCGGGCCTGA
- a CDS encoding RNA polymerase sigma factor, whose protein sequence is MPVAQRFRRRRAEEDDAGAAPPARLHAVGKDVYPDWEAVYRDNVDRLYRLMFSKVGNRPDAEDLTTEVFLTALRPLRVSASVGEVRAYLLATARTVLAGHWRRTLGREITTLDEERDIAAFEADTIDPRTPARAEAILGQLPERYGRILRLRFLQACSLKEAAAELGITVGNAKVLQHRALRQAAQLAEGMET, encoded by the coding sequence GTGCCGGTGGCACAGCGGTTCCGGCGCAGGCGCGCCGAAGAGGACGACGCGGGCGCGGCGCCGCCCGCGCGGCTGCACGCGGTCGGCAAGGACGTCTACCCGGACTGGGAGGCGGTGTACCGCGACAACGTCGACCGCCTCTACCGGCTGATGTTCTCGAAGGTGGGCAACCGGCCCGACGCCGAGGACCTCACCACCGAGGTCTTCCTGACCGCGTTGCGGCCGCTGCGCGTCTCGGCGAGCGTCGGCGAGGTCCGGGCGTACCTGCTCGCCACCGCGCGGACCGTGCTGGCCGGGCACTGGCGGCGCACGCTCGGCCGGGAGATCACCACCCTGGACGAGGAGCGGGACATCGCGGCCTTCGAAGCCGACACGATCGACCCGCGGACGCCGGCGCGGGCCGAAGCGATCCTCGGGCAGCTGCCCGAACGGTACGGCCGCATCCTGCGGCTGCGGTTCCTGCAGGCGTGCTCGCTCAAGGAGGCGGCGGCGGAGCTGGGCATCACCGTCGGCAACGCGAAGGTGCTGCAGCACCGCGCGCTGCGGCAGGCGGCCCAGCTGGCGGAAGGGATGGAGACGTGA
- a CDS encoding QcrA and Rieske domain-containing protein: MTTRGVRRFVKDLLHRRRPRPFSAGPGDEAELRTAVLLRAARPGAGAASEEFVAGLHRRLAQELDEQEPPERGGNRRRFIQVSSAAAVAAAGGAGVEYLVTAGGEQAAAPPPPSPEDTLRPDNGEWRAVVAAHDLPEGGVLPFDFGAVAGFVQRTGGQVRAVSATCTHLGCRLNLDAPARRLNCPCHRTSFAVDGVVLTHQLPVTPPPLPHLVVREAGGVVEVLVPPARA, from the coding sequence GTGACCACTCGAGGCGTCCGCCGGTTCGTCAAGGACCTCCTGCACCGGCGCCGGCCGCGCCCGTTCTCGGCCGGTCCCGGCGACGAGGCCGAGCTGCGGACCGCGGTGCTGCTGCGCGCCGCCCGGCCGGGAGCCGGGGCGGCGAGCGAGGAGTTCGTCGCCGGGCTGCACCGGCGGCTGGCCCAGGAGCTGGATGAGCAAGAACCCCCTGAGCGGGGCGGCAACCGACGGCGGTTCATCCAGGTGTCCTCGGCCGCCGCGGTGGCGGCCGCGGGGGGCGCGGGCGTCGAGTACCTGGTGACGGCGGGCGGCGAGCAGGCCGCCGCGCCACCACCGCCATCGCCGGAGGACACACTGCGGCCCGACAACGGTGAGTGGCGGGCCGTCGTCGCCGCGCACGACCTGCCCGAGGGCGGCGTGCTGCCGTTCGACTTCGGGGCGGTGGCGGGGTTCGTGCAGCGCACCGGCGGGCAGGTGCGGGCGGTCTCGGCGACCTGCACGCACCTGGGCTGCCGGCTGAACCTGGACGCCCCGGCGCGGCGGCTGAATTGCCCGTGCCACCGGACGTCGTTCGCCGTCGACGGCGTGGTCCTGACCCACCAGCTGCCGGTGACCCCGCCGCCGCTGCCGCACCTGGTGGTGCGCGAAGCCGGGGGAGTGGTCGAGGTACTGGTGCCGCCGGCGCGGGCGTAA
- a CDS encoding cupredoxin domain-containing protein: protein MKHFLLVTAAALALSACAASPPAAPAAPPSSMPGMTGTAPPSAAANSTANAVAIKDFAFAPAATTVKKGTTVTWTNQDQDAHTVTSTGSGGPLRSPTLQTGQSYRYTFTTAGTFEYLCTIHPFMTATVTVTP from the coding sequence GTGAAACACTTTCTGCTCGTGACGGCGGCGGCGCTGGCACTCTCCGCCTGTGCCGCGTCGCCGCCCGCCGCACCCGCCGCGCCCCCGTCGTCGATGCCCGGCATGACCGGCACGGCCCCGCCGAGCGCGGCCGCGAACTCCACGGCGAACGCCGTCGCCATCAAGGACTTCGCGTTCGCGCCCGCGGCGACGACCGTGAAGAAGGGCACCACCGTCACCTGGACCAACCAGGACCAGGACGCGCACACCGTCACCAGTACCGGATCCGGCGGCCCGCTGCGATCCCCGACCCTCCAAACCGGACAGTCCTACCGGTACACGTTCACGACGGCGGGCACCTTCGAGTACCTGTGCACGATCCACCCGTTCATGACCGCCACCGTGACGGTGACGCCGTGA
- a CDS encoding metallophosphoesterase family protein yields MTEEDPGPGGMTRRQLLRHTAWFGAAVVLTVSGGEVLSRIAAPGAAVAGDDPNALRFVQVSDSHLGFTGPANTAVESSFSEALTQINGLGYRPDFVMHTGDLTHLATPAQFDQVKQMLGTLDTGHVSTVPGEHDSIDDAGQKYRRAFGAGTAGDGWYSFDVKGVHFIALVNTLSLEKLGHLGPDQLDFVRKDVANLGSDTPIVVFSHIPLFAMYPAWGWGTDDAVQALSYLRRFSSVTCLNGHVHQLFTKTEGNITFHSATTTAYPLPQPGSRPAPTPVTLPAGKLKDALGIREVAYRPGQPGLAVKDVKLA; encoded by the coding sequence GTGACCGAAGAAGACCCCGGTCCCGGGGGCATGACCCGGCGCCAGCTGCTGCGCCACACCGCGTGGTTCGGCGCGGCGGTGGTGCTGACGGTCAGCGGCGGCGAGGTGCTCAGCCGGATCGCCGCACCGGGTGCAGCCGTCGCCGGCGACGACCCGAACGCGCTGCGGTTCGTCCAGGTCAGCGACAGCCACCTCGGGTTCACCGGACCCGCCAACACCGCCGTCGAGTCGTCGTTCTCCGAGGCGCTGACGCAGATCAACGGCCTCGGGTACCGCCCGGACTTCGTCATGCACACCGGCGACCTGACCCACCTCGCCACCCCGGCCCAGTTCGACCAGGTCAAGCAGATGCTGGGCACGCTCGACACCGGGCACGTCTCCACGGTGCCCGGCGAGCACGACTCGATCGACGACGCGGGGCAGAAGTACCGCCGGGCGTTCGGCGCCGGCACGGCCGGCGACGGCTGGTACAGCTTCGACGTCAAGGGCGTCCACTTCATCGCGCTGGTGAACACGCTCAGCCTGGAGAAGCTCGGGCACCTGGGGCCGGACCAGCTGGACTTCGTGCGCAAGGACGTCGCGAACCTCGGTTCGGACACGCCGATCGTGGTGTTCAGCCACATCCCGCTCTTCGCGATGTACCCGGCGTGGGGCTGGGGCACCGACGACGCGGTCCAGGCGCTGTCCTACCTGCGCCGGTTCTCGTCGGTGACGTGCCTCAACGGGCACGTCCACCAGCTGTTCACCAAGACCGAGGGGAACATCACCTTCCACAGCGCGACGACGACGGCCTATCCCTTGCCGCAGCCGGGATCCCGGCCGGCACCGACCCCGGTGACGCTGCCCGCGGGCAAGCTCAAGGACGCGCTCGGCATCCGCGAAGTGGCGTACCGGCCCGGACAGCCGGGCCTGGCCGTGAAGGACGTGAAGCTGGCATGA